In Dethiosulfovibrio salsuginis, a single window of DNA contains:
- a CDS encoding HDIG domain-containing metalloprotein: MSISRDDALVLVREHNKEEGHIRHALAVEACMRHFALKFDQDPDLWGLAGLVHDLDWEEVSSCPENHTKVAASILEDKGYPDEVIRAVRAHGWGICSDVEPISPMEKTLFSVDELTGLVMTTALVRPSKSLSDLTVKSVKKKWNDKRFAAGVDRQLIEKGAEMMGIELSDLISGVIEAMKPVQRELGLEELL; encoded by the coding sequence ATGTCTATATCAAGAGATGACGCATTGGTTCTGGTCAGAGAGCACAATAAAGAGGAAGGTCATATAAGGCACGCTCTGGCCGTAGAGGCCTGTATGAGGCATTTTGCCCTTAAATTCGATCAGGATCCTGATCTGTGGGGACTTGCTGGCTTAGTTCACGATTTGGACTGGGAAGAGGTATCCTCCTGTCCAGAGAATCACACAAAGGTCGCTGCCTCTATTCTGGAGGATAAAGGGTATCCTGATGAAGTTATAAGGGCTGTGAGGGCCCATGGATGGGGGATATGTTCGGACGTCGAACCGATTTCCCCTATGGAAAAGACCCTCTTTTCCGTCGATGAGCTTACCGGGCTCGTAATGACTACCGCACTGGTTCGCCCAAGCAAATCCCTGTCCGATCTTACGGTAAAGTCGGTGAAGAAGAAGTGGAACGACAAGAGGTTTGCCGCAGGGGTCGATAGACAGTTGATCGAAAAAGGCGCCGAGATGATGGGGATCGAGCTATCTGACCTGATTTCCGGGGTAATAGAGGCGATGAAGCCT
- a CDS encoding deoxycytidylate deaminase, protein MGKDRPDWDSYFIKIAQTVAERSTCLRRRYGAVIVKDHVIISTGYNGACRGEPNCIDSGVCRREALGVPKGQRYELCVAVHAEQNAIINGDPDKMAGGIIYIAGFNVSDGSLAEGDPCMLCRRMIKNARIETVICLKADGSISNMVVREMAEPLN, encoded by the coding sequence GTGGGAAAAGATCGTCCCGATTGGGATAGCTACTTTATAAAGATAGCACAGACGGTGGCGGAAAGGTCTACCTGTCTAAGAAGAAGATATGGAGCTGTAATAGTCAAAGATCACGTAATTATCAGCACAGGATATAACGGAGCCTGTAGAGGGGAACCTAACTGCATAGATTCGGGCGTATGTAGGAGAGAGGCCCTCGGTGTCCCTAAGGGGCAGAGATACGAGCTCTGCGTCGCCGTTCACGCGGAGCAGAACGCTATAATAAACGGTGACCCAGATAAAATGGCTGGAGGTATAATATATATCGCCGGTTTTAACGTCTCCGATGGTTCTCTCGCTGAGGGCGATCCCTGTATGCTTTGCAGGAGGATGATCAAAAACGCGAGAATAGAGACAGTCATATGCCTTAAAGCCGATGGTTCTATCTCCAATATGGTGGTCCGAGAGATGGCAGAGCCGTTGAATTAA
- a CDS encoding MFS transporter, translating to MKINPISAWCLYDVGNSAFATTIMAVIYPVYFHSFVASTISPSNATAFWGYGSSIGILLGALIAPFLGTLVDMKGIRKKLLAYFTLLGAFSAMAMATVGKGDWLIAITLLVIGSVGFSGSAICYDSLLPHIAPPDKLDNVSTKGYALGYLGGGSLLAINLITMIAIPGERGVQLSFLSVGIWWIFFTLPVLISVPEPPSERIVSRATPTEVFKSLKKTFREIRKYRDAFTFLIAFWLYNDGIGTVIRMAAIFGAQVGIDQKNLVSALLVTQFVGIPFSFLFGKIAGIFGSKKALYGALVWYVAIAVGAFWMETRIHFWILAIAVGMVQGGAQAISRSIYASMLPVDRSGEFFGFYDVSSKFAGIAGPALFGIITQITGNPRLAVLAITSTFIAGLILLSKVDVERGRKRKYN from the coding sequence ATGAAGATAAATCCCATAAGCGCCTGGTGTCTTTACGACGTAGGTAACTCTGCTTTTGCCACCACCATAATGGCGGTAATATACCCGGTTTACTTTCACTCTTTTGTGGCCTCCACTATATCTCCGTCAAACGCCACGGCCTTCTGGGGATATGGATCCTCCATAGGTATTCTACTAGGAGCCCTGATAGCACCTTTTCTCGGAACCCTAGTTGACATGAAAGGCATCAGAAAAAAGCTACTCGCCTATTTTACCCTTTTAGGGGCTTTCTCCGCCATGGCTATGGCTACCGTTGGGAAGGGAGATTGGCTGATAGCGATAACACTTTTGGTTATAGGATCGGTCGGATTTTCCGGATCCGCTATATGCTACGACTCTCTGCTACCTCACATAGCTCCGCCGGATAAACTGGATAACGTATCGACAAAAGGTTACGCTTTAGGATACTTAGGGGGAGGCTCTCTGCTCGCTATAAACCTAATTACTATGATAGCCATACCGGGGGAGAGAGGGGTTCAACTTTCCTTTTTATCCGTCGGTATATGGTGGATCTTTTTCACCTTACCTGTGTTAATATCAGTACCGGAACCTCCGTCAGAGAGAATCGTATCGAGAGCTACCCCGACGGAGGTCTTTAAATCCCTAAAAAAAACATTCAGGGAGATCCGAAAATACAGAGACGCCTTTACCTTCCTCATCGCTTTCTGGCTGTATAACGACGGCATAGGAACGGTGATAAGGATGGCAGCCATTTTCGGCGCTCAGGTCGGAATAGACCAGAAAAACCTGGTCTCCGCCCTTTTAGTCACCCAGTTTGTAGGGATACCCTTCTCGTTTCTGTTTGGCAAGATTGCCGGTATCTTCGGCAGCAAGAAAGCCCTCTACGGGGCTCTCGTCTGGTACGTCGCTATCGCCGTAGGGGCTTTTTGGATGGAAACCAGGATCCACTTCTGGATATTAGCGATAGCTGTAGGAATGGTGCAGGGCGGTGCTCAGGCGATAAGTAGGAGCATATACGCATCTATGCTACCGGTAGACAGAAGCGGAGAGTTTTTCGGCTTCTACGACGTGTCCAGCAAATTCGCCGGCATAGCGGGGCCAGCGTTATTCGGGATTATAACCCAGATAACCGGAAATCCCAGACTGGCGGTGTTGGCCATAACCTCGACGTTTATAGCAGGGTTGATCCTCCTGAGCAAGGTCGACGTGGAAAGAGGACGTAAAAGGAAGTATAATTAG
- a CDS encoding response regulator, giving the protein MTTKPPVFKKVLVVDDAAFVRAMLKKLIEDNGFVVSGEAENGEEALRAYRSLKPDLVIMDITMPLMDGIEATKKIVAFDGKAKIVIVSARGEKPMVIKAIEAGAQDFIVKPFEVPRVVKTLNKFR; this is encoded by the coding sequence ATGACTACAAAACCACCGGTATTCAAAAAAGTTTTAGTCGTGGACGATGCCGCTTTCGTAAGAGCTATGCTAAAAAAGCTCATCGAGGACAACGGCTTCGTGGTGTCAGGAGAGGCAGAAAACGGCGAAGAGGCCTTGAGGGCCTACCGTTCTCTGAAACCTGACTTGGTTATCATGGACATAACCATGCCCCTGATGGACGGTATAGAGGCGACCAAAAAGATAGTCGCCTTTGACGGCAAGGCAAAGATAGTTATAGTCAGCGCAAGAGGTGAAAAGCCTATGGTAATAAAGGCTATTGAGGCAGGAGCCCAGGATTTTATCGTTAAGCCGTTTGAGGTTCCCAGAGTCGTCAAGACGTTAAATAAGTTTCGTTAG
- a CDS encoding 3'-5' exonuclease has translation MLYLYNDKTSVRDCTFLALDIETTGLSPRWNRILEIGALKFRLGEPLREFQVLVDPGCPIPAEVTAIHGITDDMVKGASSLEEALCAFNEFWGEEPLVLHNPRFDLSFLDGQMSLIEERWLDTPVFDTCSLAKKVYPGMKSYSLEYLSRQFSISGSGHHRALEDCRYCSALFDLILKEVDFMGFLDMSCLVDQYRFRP, from the coding sequence GTGCTGTATCTGTATAACGATAAAACTTCGGTCAGGGACTGCACCTTTCTCGCCCTTGACATCGAAACGACAGGCCTGTCTCCTCGGTGGAACAGGATTCTGGAGATAGGAGCTTTAAAATTCAGATTAGGGGAGCCTTTGAGGGAATTTCAGGTTCTTGTGGACCCAGGTTGCCCTATCCCAGCGGAGGTTACGGCGATCCACGGTATAACCGACGACATGGTAAAAGGGGCCTCCTCTTTAGAGGAGGCCTTGTGTGCCTTCAACGAATTTTGGGGGGAAGAGCCTCTAGTTCTTCATAATCCCAGATTCGATCTGTCCTTTCTCGATGGACAGATGAGCTTAATCGAGGAGAGGTGGCTTGATACGCCGGTTTTCGATACCTGTTCGCTAGCAAAAAAGGTCTATCCCGGTATGAAAAGCTACAGTCTTGAATATCTTTCCCGCCAGTTTTCCATCTCTGGCTCCGGTCATCACAGGGCATTAGAGGATTGTCGATACTGCTCCGCCCTATTTGACCTGATACTTAAGGAGGTGGACTTTATGGGCTTTCTGGATATGTCCTGTCTCGTGGATCAGTATCGTTTCAGGCCCTGA
- a CDS encoding TIGR02757 family protein: MKDAKSLSLALESIYLSFNKKSLISPDPLQFLLDYPDVEDREIVGMVASSLAYGRVSQILKSVSSVLEPMGNSPRRFLEKGNVKLWRGLFEGFKHRFSDQVDLVDLLSGMKDVIELHGSLDRAMAIALSGDKGTIRGAQGFVEMILKGGSRDRNTLLPRPEGGSACKRLMLYFRWMVRKDQVDPGGWTCLSPEDLLIPLDTHMHRISLAFGFTGRKSGDMRTVEEITGFFRTVRPDDPIRYDFALTRFGIHPDMKIEDLIEISDR, encoded by the coding sequence ATGAAAGACGCGAAGTCTCTGTCTCTGGCACTGGAAAGTATTTATTTATCCTTCAATAAAAAAAGCCTGATTTCCCCCGACCCCCTTCAATTTTTATTGGACTACCCCGATGTAGAGGATAGGGAGATAGTCGGGATGGTCGCATCCTCCCTGGCTTACGGAAGGGTGTCCCAGATACTTAAAAGCGTCTCCTCCGTTCTGGAGCCTATGGGGAACTCTCCCAGACGTTTTTTAGAAAAAGGTAATGTTAAGTTGTGGAGGGGGCTTTTCGAGGGGTTTAAGCACCGTTTTTCCGATCAGGTCGACCTGGTGGATCTATTGTCAGGGATGAAAGATGTTATTGAGCTTCACGGAAGCCTCGATCGTGCTATGGCCATAGCTTTATCGGGAGATAAAGGCACGATAAGAGGAGCCCAGGGCTTTGTGGAGATGATCCTAAAGGGGGGTAGTAGGGACAGGAACACCTTGCTTCCCCGGCCTGAGGGAGGAAGTGCCTGTAAAAGGTTGATGTTGTACTTTAGGTGGATGGTCCGTAAAGATCAGGTAGATCCTGGAGGATGGACCTGTCTCTCCCCTGAGGATCTTTTAATACCTCTCGATACCCATATGCACAGAATATCCTTGGCTTTTGGCTTTACCGGGAGAAAGAGCGGCGATATGAGGACTGTAGAGGAAATTACGGGCTTTTTCCGCACAGTAAGGCCCGACGATCCGATAAGGTACGATTTCGCCCTAACCAGGTTTGGCATTCATCCTGACATGAAGATAGAGGATTTAATTGAAATAAGCGACCGATAG
- a CDS encoding flavin reductase family protein, which yields MSEIDPRALFNLSYGVYIVSSVCEGRYNGQIANSAMQVSADPATIAVSIHRDNLTGEYIEKSGVFSLSVLDKSVPMIFIGPFGFKCGRAVDKFCNCNYEVGPTGAPMVLDYAVAAMDAKVSSVTNVHTHRIFVGELVSAKVVGDGLPLTYAEYHSVKKGKSPANAPTHAFNQVSK from the coding sequence ATGTCAGAGATAGATCCCCGTGCGCTGTTTAACCTATCTTACGGAGTCTATATAGTCAGTAGCGTCTGTGAAGGACGATACAACGGTCAGATAGCGAACTCCGCCATGCAGGTATCCGCCGATCCAGCGACGATCGCTGTGTCGATCCACAGGGATAATCTGACAGGAGAGTATATCGAGAAAAGCGGTGTTTTCTCCCTATCGGTCCTCGATAAATCGGTTCCTATGATATTCATAGGTCCCTTCGGTTTCAAATGTGGTCGAGCGGTGGATAAATTCTGTAACTGCAACTACGAGGTAGGTCCTACCGGTGCCCCTATGGTCTTGGACTATGCTGTTGCCGCTATGGACGCAAAGGTTAGCTCCGTAACGAACGTCCACACCCATAGGATATTCGTAGGAGAGCTTGTAAGTGCCAAGGTGGTAGGCGATGGTCTTCCTCTGACCTACGCGGAGTATCATTCGGTAAAGAAGGGCAAATCGCCGGCAAACGCTCCTACCCACGCTTTCAATCAAGTGTCTAAATAA
- a CDS encoding ferritin, translating into MALRDKMEKAINDQINAELFSSYLYKSMASWFESQDLPGMANWMNIQAKEEMDHAMKFYDYVIERGGRVIFQAIEAPQSNWESPLDAFKAAYDHEVYISRRIDDLMDMALEEKDHATRIMLNWFVEEQVEEEDNASTNVAKVEMLKDSKRGMYMLDKEFASRVYNPPVAE; encoded by the coding sequence ATGGCATTGAGGGATAAAATGGAAAAAGCTATTAACGATCAGATAAACGCCGAGCTCTTTTCCTCCTATCTATACAAGTCTATGGCTAGCTGGTTTGAGTCCCAGGATTTACCGGGGATGGCTAACTGGATGAACATCCAGGCAAAAGAGGAAATGGATCACGCTATGAAGTTCTACGACTACGTGATAGAGCGAGGTGGCAGGGTGATCTTCCAGGCTATAGAGGCCCCTCAGTCGAACTGGGAATCCCCGCTGGACGCCTTTAAGGCGGCCTATGACCACGAAGTGTACATATCCCGACGTATCGACGATCTTATGGATATGGCTCTGGAGGAGAAGGATCACGCCACCAGGATCATGCTCAACTGGTTTGTCGAGGAGCAGGTAGAGGAAGAGGACAACGCATCCACCAACGTGGCAAAGGTCGAGATGCTTAAGGACTCTAAAAGGGGAATGTATATGCTGGACAAGGAGTTTGCCTCCAGGGTTTACAATCCTCCTGTGGCCGAATAG
- a CDS encoding uracil-xanthine permease family protein, with product MAKLVYGIDDKPRFPIMVLAGAQHVLTLFGATTLVPLIFGPAMNMSPAQIGFFISCVYLSMGLATLLQTSSFGSGLPIVQGSSLSFIPPIMTIIGVYGAQGSDVCLQYIGGSLILGGVLMGILGYAGLVGKIKRFITPVTVGPTIMAIGFSLAPVAVGMNAANYWPVSLAVVGLIFFFSLGTNKRYVNIFSILSSVVIVYLICLALSLSGVFEPTHPAYVNLSSISEAKWFQFTGLAPWGAPKFSMIAFGAILAGFFAVFIESIGDYYNVSNACGLDDPDEKTINRGIGAEGIGCALGGIFGGVACTSYTENIGLIGLTGVASRWVVRTGAVLLILMSFIGKLGALVATMPSPIIGGCYIALFGIIGALGIQALTRADMGSQRNVMIVGFSFLMALGLPGWVEGQQDMFFSYGIAGQVIWAIGKTAMAVAGISAGILDNVIPGTDEERGITRRNS from the coding sequence ATGGCAAAATTGGTCTACGGTATCGACGATAAGCCTCGATTCCCCATTATGGTTCTAGCTGGAGCTCAGCATGTGCTGACCTTGTTTGGAGCTACTACTTTGGTTCCTTTGATCTTTGGGCCTGCTATGAATATGTCCCCTGCTCAGATCGGTTTCTTCATCAGCTGTGTGTACCTTTCCATGGGACTGGCTACCTTGCTTCAGACCAGCTCTTTTGGATCCGGTCTCCCTATCGTCCAAGGATCAAGCCTTAGTTTTATACCTCCTATAATGACCATAATAGGCGTCTACGGTGCCCAGGGGTCCGATGTCTGCCTTCAATACATAGGAGGCTCCCTCATCCTTGGAGGGGTCCTCATGGGGATTCTAGGATATGCGGGGCTAGTCGGTAAAATTAAGCGTTTCATAACCCCTGTTACAGTTGGTCCTACCATAATGGCAATAGGTTTTTCCCTAGCTCCGGTGGCTGTAGGGATGAACGCCGCTAACTATTGGCCTGTCTCTCTGGCGGTAGTAGGACTTATCTTTTTCTTCAGCCTTGGAACGAACAAGAGATACGTAAACATATTCTCCATTCTTTCCAGTGTAGTTATAGTATATCTCATATGCCTTGCCTTGAGTCTCTCCGGGGTCTTTGAACCGACCCATCCTGCTTACGTGAATTTATCCTCTATCTCCGAGGCTAAATGGTTTCAGTTTACCGGTCTGGCTCCATGGGGTGCTCCTAAGTTCAGCATGATCGCTTTTGGCGCTATTTTGGCGGGGTTTTTCGCCGTCTTTATCGAGAGCATAGGGGATTACTACAACGTCAGTAACGCCTGTGGACTGGATGATCCTGACGAGAAAACCATAAACAGAGGCATCGGTGCGGAAGGTATAGGATGTGCCTTAGGAGGTATCTTCGGAGGAGTCGCCTGTACCTCCTATACCGAGAACATAGGCCTTATAGGCCTTACCGGCGTGGCATCCAGGTGGGTCGTCAGGACAGGGGCTGTGCTTCTCATCCTGATGAGCTTTATAGGCAAGCTAGGGGCCCTCGTGGCGACTATGCCTAGTCCGATAATAGGGGGATGCTATATAGCTCTTTTCGGCATAATAGGTGCCCTCGGTATCCAGGCTCTCACAAGAGCGGATATGGGATCCCAGAGGAACGTTATGATAGTGGGATTTTCCTTCCTTATGGCGCTGGGACTTCCTGGATGGGTAGAGGGACAGCAGGATATGTTTTTCTCCTACGGAATAGCAGGCCAGGTGATATGGGCTATAGGAAAGACCGCTATGGCGGTCGCAGGCATCTCCGCAGGTATCCTGGATAACGTGATTCCCGGTACCGACGAGGAAAGAGGAATAACCAGGAGGAATTCCTGA
- a CDS encoding SIR2 family NAD-dependent protein deacylase, giving the protein MSIKQDVQLCSKLMGKARSTVVLSGAGMSTASGIPDFRGPEGLYSGKNGPTMESIFELESFVENPAVFYDFYRRFLSVVDRATPTYTHRFLAAMERESLLFGIVTQNIDALHQKAGSRAVYEIHGSIWTSRCLHCGREYDYKTSKKMAFSNQTPYCSCRGLIKPDIVFFGEEVRHLRECMDMAKKSDLFLVLGSSLTVAPASYLPSMCHGTVIIVNKGNIPFTSSIVGPKTLLMNYDLDTFFSTLNEELKLPIR; this is encoded by the coding sequence ATGTCTATTAAACAAGATGTTCAGCTTTGCTCAAAACTAATGGGAAAAGCCCGATCGACGGTGGTCCTAAGCGGAGCAGGTATGTCCACCGCCTCCGGGATACCGGACTTTCGAGGGCCTGAGGGGCTTTACTCTGGAAAAAACGGTCCAACAATGGAGAGTATTTTTGAGCTAGAGTCTTTCGTAGAAAACCCCGCAGTCTTCTACGATTTTTATAGGCGTTTTCTGTCCGTCGTGGATCGGGCAACGCCTACCTACACACATCGTTTTCTAGCTGCTATGGAGAGAGAGTCTCTGCTTTTTGGAATAGTGACACAAAACATAGATGCCCTCCACCAAAAAGCGGGATCAAGGGCTGTATACGAGATTCACGGTAGTATATGGACAAGCCGATGTCTCCACTGCGGAAGAGAGTACGACTATAAAACATCAAAAAAGATGGCCTTTTCTAATCAAACCCCTTACTGTTCCTGTAGAGGTCTTATCAAGCCGGATATAGTCTTCTTCGGCGAGGAAGTAAGGCATCTGAGAGAGTGTATGGATATGGCTAAAAAATCCGATCTCTTTTTAGTGTTAGGATCGTCTCTCACCGTTGCACCGGCCTCCTACCTCCCCTCAATGTGTCATGGAACGGTGATAATAGTGAACAAAGGAAATATCCCCTTTACCTCGAGCATAGTGGGCCCGAAAACTTTACTCATGAACTACGATCTGGATACTTTCTTCTCTACTCTCAACGAAGAGCTTAAACTGCCGATAAGATAA
- a CDS encoding FlgT C-terminal domain-containing protein: protein MTKYFIKVTLLVLCLASAAKANVLTEPGLHIALLPIVNETDIQVWESKYYPVDVFPQKVIEEFVTLLREYPYARITVLSPMEGEVWLRGGSVTADIGVRLHVYKLKMTDRKHLGTDRMGYVAIRMEVFEGEGREMLYATSLAGEDRRFTFSPGDDRIFYLADKLDFVQLFPDPKDDDQPMSKPLWSSFRGTPYWNAFKKALAKSRDALFDGITGYHMVGRIISPTKDSLSSSPPNRRRYIVSLGRVEGVKVGDLLSILRSDRYDTVDPERPVVVLPDRGGLVKVISVQNHEAVVEVVRESQENPIKLRDLVIMPLYPSKRR from the coding sequence ATGACAAAATATTTTATCAAGGTAACCTTGTTAGTTTTATGCCTAGCCTCAGCCGCGAAGGCCAATGTCCTCACAGAGCCAGGTCTACACATAGCCCTTCTACCGATAGTCAACGAAACGGATATCCAGGTATGGGAAAGCAAGTACTACCCAGTAGACGTTTTCCCACAAAAAGTTATCGAAGAGTTCGTGACCCTTTTAAGGGAATATCCCTACGCTAGAATAACCGTCCTCTCTCCGATGGAAGGAGAGGTCTGGCTAAGAGGGGGGAGCGTTACAGCGGACATTGGGGTCAGGCTTCATGTATACAAACTCAAGATGACCGACAGAAAACACCTTGGAACCGACCGGATGGGCTACGTGGCGATAAGGATGGAGGTTTTCGAGGGAGAGGGGAGGGAAATGCTCTACGCCACTTCCCTAGCGGGAGAGGATAGGCGGTTTACCTTCTCCCCCGGAGATGATCGCATATTCTATCTCGCCGACAAACTGGACTTTGTCCAGCTTTTCCCTGACCCCAAAGACGACGATCAGCCTATGAGCAAGCCTTTATGGAGCTCTTTTAGGGGAACTCCTTACTGGAACGCCTTCAAAAAAGCACTGGCGAAGAGCAGGGATGCTCTTTTCGACGGAATCACCGGCTATCATATGGTGGGACGCATCATATCACCTACGAAGGACAGTTTAAGTTCCTCTCCTCCGAATCGCAGAAGATACATAGTCAGCTTGGGGAGGGTAGAAGGCGTAAAAGTGGGAGACCTTCTATCGATATTAAGGAGCGACCGATACGATACGGTGGACCCAGAGAGGCCTGTGGTCGTTCTTCCCGATCGTGGAGGATTAGTCAAGGTTATATCGGTCCAAAATCACGAGGCAGTAGTGGAGGTAGTGAGAGAATCTCAAGAAAACCCGATAAAACTCAGGGATCTTGTGATAATGCCTCTTTATCCATCGAAGCGAAGGTAA
- a CDS encoding tetratricopeptide repeat protein, which translates to MKKTLATCIFLFVISASPSWSNTTQAENDLLIRQAWRAGQQLIENGMYRRGVEYLEAYVKNRPSSADGWYWLAKGYQGMGMLSKAQKAFTQTLEVDPEYPPLSRVLQNRAIGEAIPLMDPAGEPFRKGLPVIDPGTGIFNDRVIARPAPVDPPAQAAPPVAAPPRPQVNESFSPLGARKVVVSPSSQIPDTNPVVPIPPVADLTGEPEGPGIPMIRIPDGNQEAVALPANEPAYVPPAPSSTEPKAKPEQPVYVPPKPKDN; encoded by the coding sequence ATGAAAAAAACTCTTGCAACTTGCATATTTCTATTTGTTATATCAGCGTCGCCGTCGTGGTCCAACACCACTCAGGCGGAAAACGATCTCCTGATCAGGCAGGCCTGGAGGGCGGGACAGCAGCTAATAGAGAACGGTATGTACCGTAGGGGAGTTGAATATCTAGAGGCCTACGTAAAAAACCGTCCTAGCTCCGCTGATGGATGGTACTGGCTGGCAAAAGGCTACCAGGGTATGGGTATGCTCAGTAAAGCACAAAAAGCATTTACTCAGACCCTTGAGGTAGACCCTGAATATCCTCCTCTCTCGAGGGTTCTACAAAACCGTGCCATAGGAGAGGCTATCCCCCTTATGGATCCGGCAGGTGAACCATTCCGCAAAGGACTTCCGGTTATCGATCCCGGAACAGGAATATTCAACGACAGAGTTATAGCCAGACCGGCTCCAGTCGATCCTCCGGCTCAGGCTGCTCCTCCTGTAGCTGCACCACCTAGGCCTCAGGTAAACGAAAGTTTCTCTCCCTTAGGGGCCAGAAAGGTAGTGGTGTCTCCGTCATCTCAGATCCCAGACACTAATCCTGTAGTACCTATACCCCCGGTAGCGGACCTGACAGGAGAGCCTGAGGGGCCGGGAATACCCATGATAAGGATCCCCGACGGGAACCAAGAAGCCGTAGCCCTTCCCGCAAATGAACCGGCCTACGTTCCTCCTGCGCCATCGTCGACAGAGCCAAAAGCAAAGCCAGAACAACCGGTCTATGTTCCACCCAAACCAAAAGATAACTAG